One region of Polaribacter pectinis genomic DNA includes:
- a CDS encoding efflux RND transporter permease subunit: protein MKEGIAGKIAKVFMQSKLTVLLMIVFMVVGVWSSYLIPREEEPQIDVPMADIFVGYPGASPTEVESRVIKPLEQLISNIKGVEYVYSTAMNEKAMVIVQFYVGEDIERSFVKLYNEINKHMDQMPKGVTFPLVKTRAIDDVPMLGLTLWSENYNDYQLSQMAQELETEIKKVNDVSITHKIGGRNRQLRVVLDKDKLAASGLDFLSVSEMIKANNTQLSSGSFDKNDTEFLVKTGKFLASATDVENLVVGVQQNQPIYLKQIATIIDGPEVPQNYVSLGFGKASDKSSTYKSEYPAVTISVAKRKGADAMKIAEVVIDKVDHLRTTLIPDDVHVEITRNYGETASHKVSELLLHLMGSIVAVTLVVMLAMGWRGGLVVFLSVPITFALTLLSYYLMDYTLNRITLFALVFVTGIVVDDSIIIAENMHRHFKMKRLPFKQAALYAINEVGNPTILATFTVIASVLPMAFVSGLMGPYMAPMPIGASIAMILSLFVALTITPYLGLIFLREKDKKGQPEKVEKPLEETFIYRVYNKFERPLLESKAKRWLFLGGTFLVLMGTMVLFFTNSVAVKMLPFDNKNEFQVVIDMPEGTTLERTAVVTQEIAQYLATRPEVVNYQNYVGTSAPITFNGLVRHYDLRGGSNMADIQVNLVDKGKRSIQSHGIAKLMRADIQKIAKKYNANVKLVEVPPGPPVLSTIVAEVYGPEYKTQMDIANQIQDILINTDDVVDVDWMVENDQTEYQFEINKEKAMLYGVAPQQIAYTMNMALSNNAITTLYDEDAVNQVGLVLSLDEKEKSTISDISQLKVKSKLGNMVPIADLVEIKETISAKSIYRKNQKRVVYVMADMAGELESPAYAILGMDKKLNEIKLPEGYKLDEMYLGQPDFQDNYTVKWDGEWQITLEVFRDLGIAFLGALILIYILIVGWFQNFKAPIVMMVAVPLSLIGIILGHWIMGAFFTATSFIGMIALAGIMVRNSVLLIDFINLRLEEGVPLKQAAIEAGAVRTTPILLTAGTVVIGAFVILFDPIFQGLAISLMGGTIVSTVLTLLVVPLVYYMIEKKNYK from the coding sequence TGTTAATGATTGTATTTATGGTTGTTGGAGTATGGAGTTCGTATTTAATTCCGCGTGAAGAGGAGCCACAAATAGATGTGCCAATGGCAGATATTTTTGTGGGTTATCCAGGTGCAAGTCCTACAGAAGTAGAATCGCGTGTTATAAAACCTTTAGAACAATTAATTTCGAATATTAAAGGTGTAGAATATGTGTATTCTACTGCTATGAATGAGAAAGCAATGGTAATTGTTCAGTTTTATGTGGGCGAAGATATAGAGCGTTCGTTTGTAAAATTGTACAACGAAATTAACAAACATATGGACCAAATGCCAAAAGGAGTTACGTTTCCTTTGGTAAAAACACGTGCTATTGATGATGTGCCAATGTTGGGTTTAACGTTATGGAGTGAAAACTATAACGATTACCAATTAAGCCAAATGGCGCAAGAATTAGAAACAGAAATTAAGAAAGTAAATGATGTTTCTATTACACATAAAATTGGTGGAAGAAACAGACAATTACGTGTTGTTTTAGATAAAGATAAATTAGCTGCAAGTGGTTTAGATTTCTTGTCGGTTTCTGAAATGATAAAAGCCAATAACACGCAATTAAGCTCAGGAAGTTTCGATAAAAATGATACCGAATTTTTAGTAAAAACAGGTAAGTTTTTAGCTTCTGCAACGGATGTGGAGAATTTGGTGGTTGGTGTACAACAAAATCAGCCAATATATTTAAAGCAAATTGCAACGATTATTGATGGGCCAGAAGTGCCACAAAATTATGTGTCTTTAGGTTTTGGAAAGGCAAGTGATAAATCTTCAACATATAAATCTGAATATCCTGCAGTTACCATTTCTGTAGCCAAAAGAAAAGGAGCAGATGCAATGAAAATTGCCGAAGTTGTAATTGATAAAGTAGACCATTTAAGAACTACTTTAATTCCTGATGATGTACATGTAGAAATTACCAGAAATTATGGAGAAACAGCTTCTCATAAAGTATCTGAATTGTTGTTACACCTTATGGGTTCTATAGTTGCTGTAACTTTAGTCGTTATGTTGGCAATGGGTTGGCGAGGTGGATTAGTGGTGTTCTTATCTGTACCAATTACGTTCGCATTAACATTGTTAAGCTACTATTTAATGGATTATACATTAAATAGAATTACACTTTTTGCGTTGGTTTTTGTAACTGGTATTGTGGTGGATGATTCCATAATTATTGCAGAAAATATGCACCGACATTTTAAGATGAAGCGACTGCCATTTAAACAAGCAGCTTTGTATGCCATAAATGAAGTTGGAAATCCAACCATTTTAGCAACATTTACAGTAATTGCTTCTGTTTTACCAATGGCTTTTGTATCAGGTTTAATGGGGCCTTATATGGCGCCAATGCCAATTGGAGCTTCAATTGCAATGATTTTATCATTATTTGTAGCCTTAACAATTACACCTTATTTAGGGTTGATTTTCTTAAGAGAAAAAGACAAAAAAGGACAACCAGAAAAAGTTGAAAAACCTTTAGAAGAAACATTTATTTATAGAGTTTACAATAAGTTTGAAAGACCTTTATTAGAAAGTAAAGCAAAACGTTGGTTGTTTTTAGGAGGAACATTTTTAGTACTAATGGGAACAATGGTGTTGTTTTTTACCAATTCTGTTGCTGTAAAAATGTTGCCTTTTGATAATAAAAATGAATTTCAGGTGGTCATAGATATGCCAGAAGGAACCACGTTAGAAAGAACAGCTGTGGTTACACAAGAAATTGCGCAATATTTAGCTACAAGACCAGAAGTGGTGAATTATCAAAATTATGTAGGAACTTCTGCACCAATTACTTTTAACGGTTTGGTGCGTCATTACGATTTACGTGGAGGATCTAATATGGCAGATATTCAAGTCAATTTGGTTGATAAAGGCAAAAGAAGTATTCAAAGTCACGGAATTGCAAAATTAATGCGTGCAGATATTCAGAAAATAGCGAAGAAATACAATGCTAATGTAAAGCTGGTGGAAGTTCCCCCAGGACCACCAGTTTTATCAACAATTGTCGCAGAGGTTTATGGACCAGAATATAAAACGCAAATGGATATTGCAAATCAAATTCAAGATATTCTTATAAATACTGATGATGTTGTAGATGTAGATTGGATGGTTGAAAACGACCAAACTGAATATCAATTTGAAATAAATAAAGAGAAAGCAATGTTGTATGGAGTTGCTCCACAGCAAATTGCCTACACCATGAATATGGCTTTGTCTAACAATGCAATTACCACATTATATGATGAAGATGCAGTAAATCAGGTTGGGTTAGTTTTAAGTTTAGACGAAAAAGAAAAATCTACCATTTCGGATATTTCTCAATTAAAAGTAAAATCGAAACTTGGCAATATGGTGCCAATTGCAGATTTGGTAGAAATTAAAGAAACAATTTCAGCAAAAAGTATTTACAGAAAAAACCAGAAAAGAGTGGTGTATGTTATGGCAGATATGGCTGGGGAATTGGAAAGTCCTGCATATGCAATTTTAGGAATGGACAAAAAGTTAAATGAAATTAAACTTCCAGAAGGTTATAAATTGGATGAAATGTATTTAGGTCAGCCAGATTTTCAAGACAATTATACTGTAAAATGGGATGGAGAATGGCAAATTACATTGGAAGTTTTTAGAGATTTAGGAATTGCCTTTTTAGGAGCATTAATTTTAATTTATATTTTAATTGTTGGTTGGTTTCAAAACTTTAAAGCGCCAATAGTAATGATGGTTGCAGTGCCTTTATCGTTAATAGGAATTATTTTAGGACATTGGATTATGGGTGCGTTTTTTACAGCAACTTCATTTATTGGAATGATTGCCTTGGCAGGAATTATGGTGCGAAATTCGGTTTTATTAATCGATTTTATCAACTTAAGATTAGAAGAAGGAGTTCCTTTAAAACAAGCAGCTATAGAAGCAGGAGCAGTAAGAACAACGCCAATTTTATTAACAGCAGGAACTGTAGTTATTGGAGCTTTTGTAATCCTATTTGATCCTATTTTTCAAGGATTGGCAATCTCATTAATGGGAGGAACTATTGTATCAACTGTATTAACATTGTTGGTGGTGCCACTTGTTTATTATATGATTGAAAAGAAGAATTATAAATAG
- a CDS encoding YgaP family membrane protein, whose translation MLNKYFRVIVGVMVLLSVVLTYYVSQNWMWFTVFIGVNLIQSAFTKWCLLETILMKLGVKK comes from the coding sequence ATGTTAAATAAATATTTTAGAGTAATCGTTGGTGTAATGGTTTTGTTAAGCGTTGTTTTAACGTATTATGTAAGTCAAAATTGGATGTGGTTTACCGTATTTATTGGTGTAAATTTAATTCAGTCTGCATTTACAAAATGGTGTTTGTTAGAAACTATTTTGATGAAATTAGGTGTTAAGAAATAA